From one Acidobacteriota bacterium genomic stretch:
- a CDS encoding HAMP domain-containing histidine kinase, translating into MIKALDIESYKNQQTVLIVINVAVLAALFVVHIVFLFEIGTPSKLLLATLAARFVVLILELAWVQRIDDASPTAKLGRYTVFSIWLNIVFAFTASSFGGTADSHYSVLMIIPIIQAAYNFSLPKTLGVVSVAVILTILEVWIYFQRKPPIDFGEFFEAATVGLIFYVVGIVVWLLVGTLRGEQAKLGDSLLTLERTQAKLVSEEKLSAIGQLSGAIAHEIRNPVAMIASSLDLALKQPADSPLRAEMFEIATQESKRLEVLTGDFLAFARTKPPETADCDSQETVEYIGGLARARLAEHGIELLIENSSPCVLRCDASQIRQALLNLVLNAADATPSGGKVIVGFAPTATFYVENTGPAIDPKTADSIFEPFYTTKPKGTGLGLSIVKSIARAHGGDAMLAHNETGCVRFEIRLNPGIEKNGKDSDC; encoded by the coding sequence ACTGCTGCTGGCGACACTTGCGGCGCGCTTCGTCGTTTTGATCCTGGAACTCGCTTGGGTACAACGAATCGATGACGCTTCGCCGACGGCAAAGCTCGGTAGATACACTGTGTTTTCGATCTGGCTGAACATCGTTTTCGCGTTCACGGCTTCGAGTTTCGGCGGCACAGCGGACAGCCATTATTCGGTCTTGATGATCATTCCAATCATTCAGGCGGCGTACAATTTCAGTCTGCCGAAGACGCTCGGGGTTGTTTCCGTTGCGGTGATCCTGACGATTCTCGAGGTTTGGATCTACTTTCAACGGAAACCGCCGATCGACTTTGGGGAGTTTTTCGAAGCCGCGACGGTCGGATTGATCTTCTACGTCGTCGGGATCGTCGTCTGGCTGTTGGTCGGGACTCTCCGCGGCGAACAGGCGAAGCTCGGCGATAGTCTGTTGACGCTTGAACGGACGCAGGCGAAACTCGTGTCCGAAGAAAAACTCTCGGCGATCGGCCAGCTTTCGGGTGCGATCGCACACGAGATCCGTAATCCGGTGGCGATGATCGCGAGCAGTCTCGATCTGGCGCTCAAACAGCCCGCCGACTCGCCGCTCCGGGCAGAGATGTTCGAGATCGCGACACAGGAATCAAAACGGCTCGAGGTGTTGACCGGCGACTTTCTCGCCTTTGCAAGGACGAAGCCGCCGGAGACCGCGGATTGCGATTCGCAGGAGACCGTCGAGTATATCGGGGGTTTGGCTCGCGCGCGGCTTGCCGAACACGGCATCGAACTGTTGATCGAGAATTCGTCTCCGTGTGTGCTGAGGTGCGATGCTTCGCAGATCAGGCAGGCGCTTCTGAATCTGGTGCTAAACGCCGCCGACGCCACGCCGTCCGGCGGAAAAGTGATCGTTGGGTTCGCGCCAACCGCGACCTTTTACGTTGAGAACACGGGGCCCGCGATCGATCCGAAGACAGCTGATAGTATTTTCGAGCCGTTCTACACGACGAAACCGAAAGGTACCGGACTTGGTCTTTCGATCGTCAAGAGCATTGCCCGCGCGCACGGCGGCGACGCAATGCTCGCTCATAACGAAACCGGATGCGTCCGCTTTGAGATCCGCTTGAATCCCGGAATTGAGAAAAATGGCAAAGATTCTGATTGTTGA
- a CDS encoding sigma-54-dependent Fis family transcriptional regulator produces MAKILIVDDEASMRRILSLILQEEGHEVVDAEGLTTALARLGEGSFDLVITDKKLVDGDGFGVLAACREADPSLPVVMLTAFGTIELAVEAMQSGAFDFVSKPFVAEVVKAVVRRATERVKLFRDNEILREEARRFAFADEILGDSDVIRELKERIARVAPTNATVLITGETGTGKELVARAIHRGSLRKDENFLAVNCAAVAEQLLESELFGHEKGSFTGADRTKQGLFEAAHRGTLFLDEAGEMSLNLQAKLLRVLTEGQLTRVGATTPRSVDVRIIVATHRDLLERVKRGEFREDLYYRLAVVPLVVPPLRDRREDIPTLVRYLLGTTSRELKVPEREISRAALDKLCRYDFPGNVRELRNLIERANILATGAEISAADFYLQAAGEPAPENGAVDLPRSVEAFERALIVNALESAKGVQAEAARRLGISRSDLAYKIKKHRL; encoded by the coding sequence ATGGCAAAGATTCTGATTGTTGACGACGAAGCAAGCATGCGGCGAATCTTGTCGCTGATCCTTCAGGAAGAAGGCCACGAGGTGGTCGATGCCGAAGGGTTGACGACCGCGCTCGCGCGTCTCGGAGAAGGCTCGTTCGATCTCGTCATCACCGACAAGAAACTCGTAGACGGCGACGGTTTTGGGGTTCTCGCAGCGTGTCGCGAGGCCGATCCTTCACTTCCCGTCGTGATGCTGACGGCCTTCGGCACGATCGAACTCGCGGTCGAAGCGATGCAGTCCGGCGCGTTCGATTTTGTCTCCAAGCCATTCGTCGCCGAGGTCGTAAAGGCTGTCGTGCGACGCGCCACGGAACGGGTGAAACTCTTCCGCGACAACGAGATCCTGCGCGAAGAGGCGCGCCGCTTCGCTTTTGCCGACGAGATTCTCGGTGACAGCGATGTCATTCGTGAACTAAAGGAACGCATTGCGCGCGTCGCGCCGACCAACGCGACGGTTTTGATCACCGGCGAGACCGGAACGGGCAAAGAGCTCGTCGCGCGGGCGATCCATCGCGGGAGTCTGCGAAAGGACGAGAATTTCTTGGCCGTAAACTGCGCGGCGGTTGCGGAACAGCTTCTCGAATCCGAGCTTTTCGGGCACGAAAAGGGATCATTCACCGGCGCCGACCGCACAAAACAGGGATTGTTCGAAGCCGCCCATCGCGGGACGCTCTTTCTCGACGAAGCCGGCGAGATGTCTTTGAATTTGCAGGCAAAACTGCTGCGTGTCCTGACCGAAGGCCAATTGACCCGCGTCGGCGCGACGACGCCGCGATCCGTTGATGTTCGGATCATCGTCGCGACTCATCGGGACCTTCTGGAACGCGTCAAGCGCGGGGAGTTTCGCGAGGATCTGTATTATCGCCTCGCTGTAGTTCCGCTCGTCGTTCCGCCGCTCCGCGACCGGCGCGAGGATATCCCCACACTGGTCCGGTATCTTCTGGGGACGACTTCGCGCGAACTCAAGGTCCCGGAGCGCGAGATCAGCAGGGCCGCGCTAGATAAACTGTGTCGCTACGATTTCCCGGGCAATGTTCGCGAACTCAGAAACCTCATCGAACGGGCAAACATACTCGCAACTGGGGCCGAGATCTCGGCTGCCGACTTCTATCTGCAGGCTGCCGGCGAACCCGCACCCGAAAATGGCGCGGTCGATCTTCCGAGATCGGTCGAAGCGTTTGAGCGCGCGCTGATCGTGAACGCGCTCGAATCGGCCAAAGGCGTCCAGGCGGAAGCCGCGCGAAGGCTCGGGATCTCGCGCAGTGATCTCGCATACAAGATAAAGAAACACCGGCTCTAG
- a CDS encoding rubrerythrin family protein, with the protein MRFIKVLSVCAIAVLAVSIQTGCGNAPTTTNTGAYTSPVPNQEGKTLANLLEAYNGESNASAKYLEYAKKADAEGYGKVASLFRAASRAEAIHMKNHADVITKMGGTPKNDIKLPEIKSTQENLKASIDGETYERDTMYTDFMIEARRIGNRDALRSFNFAKIAEGEHAKLYADALANLEKWKGDKQTFYVCPVCGFTTPDAALPKCPVDFTEKDKFESVS; encoded by the coding sequence ATGAGATTTATCAAAGTTCTATCAGTCTGCGCGATCGCCGTTTTGGCGGTCTCAATCCAGACAGGTTGCGGCAACGCGCCGACAACGACGAACACGGGCGCATACACGTCTCCGGTTCCGAACCAGGAAGGCAAGACGCTGGCGAATTTGCTTGAAGCCTACAACGGCGAAAGCAACGCCAGCGCGAAGTATCTCGAATATGCGAAAAAGGCCGACGCCGAAGGCTACGGCAAGGTCGCCAGTCTGTTTCGCGCCGCGTCTCGCGCCGAGGCGATCCATATGAAGAATCACGCGGACGTGATAACGAAAATGGGCGGAACGCCAAAGAACGACATCAAGCTTCCCGAGATCAAGTCGACCCAGGAGAACCTGAAAGCTTCGATCGACGGCGAGACATATGAGCGCGACACGATGTACACCGACTTTATGATCGAGGCCCGCCGAATCGGCAATCGCGATGCGCTGCGAAGCTTCAACTTCGCAAAGATCGCGGAGGGCGAACACGCAAAGCTTTACGCGGACGCGCTGGCAAACCTTGAAAAATGGAAGGGCGACAAACAGACATTCTATGTATGTCCCGTTTGCGGCTTCACGACGCCTGACGCGGCACTTCCGAAATGTCCGGTCGATTTTACCGAAAAGGACAAATTCGAGAGCGTCAGCTAG
- the hutU gene encoding urocanate hydratase, with protein MKRVIKAPTGTELHCKNWLIEAAYRMIQNNLDPDVAFDPDNLIVYGGRGRAARNWESFDAILESLRNLDEDETLLVQSGKPVAVFRSHTDAPRVLIANSNIVPHWATQEQFDKYERDGLMMYGQMTAGSWIYIGTQGILQGTYETFGSLARQNGWGDLKGKFILTAGLGEMGGAQAQAITFNGGVGLLVEVDPWRIERRLQLKQVDLATKSLEEALQWVGEFTANGEAKSIALLGNAADVHWQILEKGILPDAVTDQTSAHDVLYGYIPQGLSIDQAAELRKSNQPEYEKRAMDSMARHVEAMLEYQRRGAVVFDYGNNLRQRALDNGVANAFDYPGFVPAYIRPLFCEGKGPFRWVALSGEKEDIYKTDEAIMNLFPENDHLARWLTMAQSEVEFQGLPARICWLGYGDRAKAGLKLNEMVASGELKAPIVIGRDHLDCGSVASPNRETEAMKDGSDAIADWVYLNAMINVAGGATWVSLHHGGGVGIGYSLHAGQVIVADGTPEAAKRIERVLTTDPGMGVVRHVDAGYEEAIEFARQNGVKVPMMKQKYDKTEF; from the coding sequence ATGAAACGAGTCATCAAAGCGCCGACGGGCACCGAACTGCATTGCAAGAACTGGCTGATCGAAGCCGCCTACCGAATGATCCAGAACAATCTCGACCCGGACGTCGCGTTCGATCCCGACAACCTGATAGTTTACGGCGGACGCGGGCGGGCGGCGCGAAATTGGGAGAGCTTCGACGCGATCCTCGAATCGTTGCGCAATCTTGATGAAGACGAAACGCTGCTCGTCCAATCGGGCAAGCCGGTTGCCGTTTTCCGCTCGCACACGGACGCACCGCGCGTCTTGATCGCGAATTCGAACATCGTCCCGCACTGGGCGACGCAAGAGCAGTTCGACAAATACGAACGGGACGGGCTGATGATGTACGGCCAAATGACGGCCGGTTCGTGGATCTACATCGGCACGCAGGGGATTTTGCAGGGAACTTACGAGACGTTCGGATCGCTCGCGCGGCAAAACGGCTGGGGCGATCTGAAAGGGAAATTCATTTTGACCGCGGGCCTCGGCGAAATGGGCGGTGCGCAGGCGCAGGCGATCACTTTCAACGGCGGCGTCGGTTTGCTGGTCGAGGTCGATCCGTGGCGGATCGAGCGGCGTCTGCAATTGAAACAGGTCGATCTCGCGACGAAAAGCCTCGAGGAAGCATTGCAATGGGTCGGGGAATTTACCGCAAATGGCGAGGCAAAATCGATCGCACTTCTCGGAAACGCGGCAGACGTTCACTGGCAGATTCTCGAGAAAGGAATTCTGCCCGACGCCGTCACCGACCAAACCTCGGCGCACGACGTTCTTTACGGATACATTCCGCAGGGACTTTCAATCGATCAGGCGGCGGAACTCAGAAAATCGAACCAACCGGAATATGAGAAACGCGCGATGGACTCGATGGCGCGCCACGTCGAAGCGATGCTCGAATATCAGCGGCGCGGGGCGGTCGTTTTCGATTACGGCAATAATCTTCGCCAGCGGGCGCTCGACAACGGCGTCGCGAACGCCTTCGATTATCCCGGTTTCGTCCCGGCCTACATCCGTCCGCTTTTCTGCGAGGGCAAGGGCCCGTTCCGTTGGGTCGCGCTAAGTGGAGAAAAAGAAGACATTTACAAGACCGACGAGGCGATTATGAATCTCTTCCCGGAAAACGACCATCTCGCGCGCTGGCTGACGATGGCCCAATCGGAGGTCGAATTCCAGGGGCTTCCCGCGCGGATCTGCTGGCTCGGCTATGGGGATCGCGCGAAGGCGGGGCTGAAACTCAACGAAATGGTCGCGAGCGGCGAACTGAAAGCGCCGATCGTCATCGGCCGGGACCATCTCGACTGCGGCTCGGTCGCCTCGCCTAACCGCGAGACCGAAGCAATGAAGGACGGTTCGGACGCGATCGCCGACTGGGTCTATCTGAACGCGATGATCAACGTCGCCGGCGGCGCGACGTGGGTCTCGCTCCACCACGGCGGCGGAGTCGGCATCGGTTATTCTCTCCACGCCGGCCAGGTAATCGTCGCCGACGGCACGCCCGAAGCCGCCAAACGAATCGAACGGGTTTTGACGACGGATCCCGGAATGGGCGTCGTCAGGCACGTTGATGCGGGGTATGAGGAAGCGATCGAGTTTGCGAGGCAGAATGGCGTCAAGGTGCCGATGATGAAACAAAAATATGACAAAACTGAATTTTGA
- a CDS encoding response regulator, with protein MPEMNGIKAIRKIIAAFPAANVCMVTAFDDAEIRAEALAAGASRFVLKDNLFELEAMFED; from the coding sequence ATGCCTGAAATGAACGGCATCAAGGCAATCCGCAAGATCATCGCCGCATTTCCGGCTGCCAATGTCTGTATGGTTACGGCGTTTGACGATGCGGAAATTCGCGCCGAAGCATTGGCCGCGGGCGCAAGCCGTTTCGTGTTGAAAGACAATCTCTTTGAACTTGAAGCGATGTTCGAAGACTGA
- a CDS encoding VCBS repeat-containing protein has protein sequence MKTNKMSDNRSSRVLKRAVSLAIMLSLATGILIFTPAKAEAAASQLDQTFGSGGKVFYSTVSGTGGNGDIEIQPDGKAVVVGMNGFEVARFNVNGAPDNTFDGDGLAQVPSLRQANALAIQTDGKIVVAGFSLTGDTNLALARFNSNGSLDTTFDGDGIAILVLPNNQDLFDIAIQPDGKIVVGGNTGTNDLDQDFLVVRFNANGTPDASFGPTGTGVIQTSFNAGDSLGSIALQTDGKIVAGGYTFGTGIDFALLRITATGSLDTTFDTDGKLTTSVRQEDFLNKVLIQPNGKIIATGYTRSPGQNFDVAVVRYDPTGALDTSFDVDGIATTNDAPFEETTAAALQPDGKIIVAERRDFNTSALIRFNPNGSLDTSFHGDGIFKFPASNYTNTWARAIAVQPDGKIIISGPQGPNIFLSRLLGDPRQSFTNFNGIFPADRTANTNPPGVPSNYPSIADINSLSGTVTKVRVTLTNFTHTFPGDLDILLVGPNGQRTILMSDAGGGNPGVTGRTYIFDQSAAANFPTTSAPSGIYKPFNGDGPANIEPGAIDVFPTPGPGSNNYGAANLDVFNGTDPNGIWNLYVVDDELGDTGFLSTFTLEVTTTTSRLNNLTADFDGDGRTEVSIFRPSNGEWWYLRSFDGANRAFQFGQSSDKIVPADFTGDGKTDIAFFRPSNGEWFILRSENSSFFSFPFGATGDIPVPADFDGDGRADPAVFRPSNQTWYIQQSTDGTLILQFGAAGDKPVVADYDGDGKADLAIFRPSVGEWWYLRSSDGANRAFQFGNANDKPVPGDFTGDGRADIAFWRAADGFWYILRSEDESFFSFPFGLNGDIPAPGDFDGDGKFDPTVFRPSTATWYSNRSTAGQLAVGFGISTDRPVPSAFIP, from the coding sequence ATGAAAACGAATAAAATGAGTGACAACCGAAGCTCCCGTGTTTTGAAACGGGCCGTCAGTTTGGCGATTATGCTCAGTTTGGCGACGGGGATTTTGATATTCACCCCCGCAAAAGCGGAAGCGGCGGCGAGCCAGCTTGACCAGACTTTCGGCAGCGGCGGCAAGGTTTTTTATTCGACGGTCAGCGGAACCGGCGGCAACGGCGACATCGAGATTCAGCCCGACGGCAAGGCGGTTGTTGTCGGGATGAACGGTTTCGAGGTTGCGCGTTTCAACGTCAACGGTGCGCCCGACAACACCTTCGACGGCGACGGCCTCGCGCAAGTTCCGAGCCTCAGACAAGCAAACGCGCTTGCAATTCAAACGGACGGCAAAATTGTCGTTGCCGGTTTTTCGTTGACAGGAGACACGAATCTTGCATTGGCCCGTTTCAATAGCAACGGCTCGCTCGACACGACCTTCGACGGCGACGGAATCGCCATTTTGGTGTTACCTAACAATCAAGATCTTTTTGATATTGCCATTCAGCCGGACGGTAAAATAGTCGTGGGAGGCAATACGGGAACTAATGATTTGGATCAGGATTTTCTGGTTGTCCGCTTTAACGCGAACGGAACGCCGGACGCATCTTTTGGTCCGACCGGCACCGGCGTTATCCAGACTTCGTTTAATGCCGGGGATAGTCTTGGCTCCATTGCGCTTCAAACCGATGGTAAGATCGTCGCCGGCGGATACACATTTGGAACCGGTATTGATTTCGCCTTGCTTCGTATCACCGCAACCGGATCCCTCGATACGACATTTGACACAGACGGTAAGCTGACAACTTCGGTCCGGCAAGAAGACTTCCTCAATAAAGTGCTGATCCAGCCGAACGGGAAGATCATCGCCACTGGCTATACCCGAAGCCCCGGTCAAAATTTCGATGTCGCAGTCGTTCGGTACGACCCGACGGGCGCGCTCGATACCAGTTTTGATGTTGACGGAATAGCGACGACGAATGATGCCCCGTTTGAGGAAACCACTGCCGCCGCACTCCAGCCCGACGGTAAGATAATCGTTGCTGAAAGGCGAGACTTTAATACTTCCGCGCTGATCCGCTTTAATCCCAACGGTTCATTGGATACTTCTTTTCACGGCGACGGGATATTTAAGTTTCCCGCGTCCAACTACACAAACACCTGGGCAAGAGCAATCGCAGTTCAGCCGGACGGCAAAATCATAATTTCAGGGCCGCAGGGGCCGAACATCTTCCTGTCCCGATTGTTAGGCGATCCGCGACAGAGCTTTACCAATTTCAACGGCATCTTTCCTGCCGACCGCACCGCCAACACAAATCCGCCCGGCGTACCGTCCAATTATCCGTCCATCGCCGACATCAACAGCCTGAGCGGCACGGTGACGAAGGTTCGCGTGACATTGACAAATTTTACGCACACTTTCCCCGGCGATTTGGATATTTTGCTCGTCGGTCCAAACGGTCAACGGACGATTCTGATGTCCGATGCGGGCGGCGGTAATCCGGGTGTAACCGGAAGGACCTATATCTTTGACCAATCCGCCGCCGCGAATTTTCCGACGACCAGCGCGCCGAGCGGAATTTACAAGCCTTTCAACGGCGACGGGCCCGCCAATATCGAACCCGGCGCGATCGACGTTTTTCCAACACCCGGGCCGGGCTCAAACAACTATGGCGCGGCGAATCTGGATGTCTTCAACGGCACCGACCCGAACGGCATCTGGAATCTCTACGTCGTTGACGATGAATTGGGAGACACGGGATTTCTCTCGACTTTTACACTCGAGGTTACGACGACGACTTCGAGGCTCAATAATCTGACGGCCGATTTCGACGGCGACGGACGCACTGAAGTTTCCATTTTTCGCCCTTCAAACGGCGAATGGTGGTATCTGCGCAGCTTCGACGGCGCGAATCGCGCTTTTCAATTTGGTCAGAGCTCCGATAAGATCGTTCCCGCCGATTTCACGGGCGACGGCAAGACCGACATTGCCTTCTTCCGACCGTCAAACGGCGAATGGTTTATCCTGCGTTCGGAAAATTCTTCATTCTTCAGCTTTCCGTTCGGGGCGACGGGCGACATCCCCGTTCCCGCGGATTTCGATGGCGACGGGCGCGCCGACCCGGCCGTGTTTCGACCGTCGAATCAGACCTGGTACATTCAACAATCAACCGACGGCACGCTGATTCTTCAATTCGGTGCAGCTGGGGACAAGCCTGTCGTCGCGGATTATGACGGCGACGGAAAAGCTGACCTTGCCATCTTCCGGCCGTCAGTCGGCGAATGGTGGTATCTCCGCAGTTCGGACGGAGCGAACCGCGCGTTTCAGTTCGGAAACGCGAATGATAAACCCGTTCCGGGTGATTTTACCGGCGACGGCCGCGCCGACATTGCTTTCTGGCGGGCGGCAGACGGATTTTGGTACATTCTCAGAAGCGAGGACGAATCATTTTTCTCATTCCCGTTTGGCTTGAACGGAGATATTCCGGCGCCGGGCGATTTCGACGGCGACGGCAAGTTTGACCCGACGGTTTTCCGGCCGTCGACGGCAACCTGGTACAGTAACCGCTCGACCGCCGGACAACTTGCCGTCGGCTTCGGAATCTCGACCGATCGTCCCGTTCCCAGCGCGTTCATACCATAG
- a CDS encoding aminopeptidase P N-terminal domain-containing protein, giving the protein MKQMSAALCLVLLLTLVPIFGLGQEKHYYQPDFTKEEFAARRTRIFEKIGKNAIAIIQGARGTADFNVFRQSNEFYYLTGIETPHAYLLLDGRNRKTTLYLPHRDAARERNEGKMFSAEDEELINGLTGIDQVRGVEFLAADMVGKGLLRPPPPLLYTPLSPAETGTDSRDELLNEQARVSSNPWDGQPSREARFRVLLNLRAPQFEVRDLSPILDSLRNIKSQQEVEVIRKATQIAGLAIIEAMRSTEPGVYEFQLDAAAKYVFYLHGAQGDGYASIIGGGTNAYFGHYFRKTDKLKDGDMVLMDYAPDYRYYTSDVTRMWPVNGKYTEGQRKLSDFILAYRDALFKAIRPGVTSDFVLDSAAKEMEQYLVGKTFENAAHLKAVREGLKFRGHFQHPVGMAVHDVGLVRGVKLEPGMVFTIDPMIWIHEEKLYIRMEDVVVVTETGAENLCAFVPSTVEEIERTMAEKGLIQFRPAVPLPSRE; this is encoded by the coding sequence ATGAAACAAATGTCAGCGGCGCTTTGTCTGGTTTTATTGCTCACGCTTGTTCCGATTTTTGGCCTTGGCCAGGAAAAGCATTACTATCAGCCGGATTTCACCAAAGAAGAATTTGCCGCGCGGCGGACGCGCATCTTTGAGAAGATCGGCAAAAATGCGATCGCGATCATTCAGGGCGCTCGCGGCACGGCCGATTTCAACGTCTTTCGCCAGTCGAACGAGTTCTATTACCTGACGGGCATCGAAACTCCCCACGCTTATCTTCTGCTCGACGGGCGCAACCGGAAAACGACGCTTTATCTTCCGCATCGGGACGCGGCCCGCGAACGCAACGAGGGCAAGATGTTTTCGGCCGAAGACGAAGAACTGATCAACGGGTTGACCGGCATTGACCAGGTGCGCGGAGTCGAGTTCTTGGCGGCCGATATGGTCGGGAAGGGATTGCTTCGTCCGCCGCCGCCGCTTCTCTACACGCCCTTGAGCCCGGCGGAAACCGGGACCGACAGCCGTGATGAGTTGCTGAACGAACAAGCTCGCGTCTCATCCAATCCGTGGGACGGACAGCCTTCGCGAGAGGCGCGTTTCAGGGTACTGTTGAATTTGCGCGCTCCCCAATTCGAAGTTCGCGATCTTTCGCCGATTCTCGACTCGCTTCGGAACATCAAGTCTCAGCAAGAGGTCGAGGTGATCCGAAAGGCGACGCAGATCGCCGGTTTGGCGATCATTGAAGCGATGCGTTCCACCGAACCGGGCGTTTACGAATTTCAGCTCGACGCCGCGGCAAAATACGTATTTTATTTGCACGGGGCGCAAGGCGACGGGTACGCATCGATCATCGGCGGCGGGACCAACGCTTATTTCGGCCATTATTTCCGCAAAACCGACAAGCTGAAAGACGGCGATATGGTTCTGATGGATTACGCTCCAGATTATCGTTATTACACCAGCGACGTCACGCGAATGTGGCCGGTCAACGGCAAGTATACTGAAGGACAGCGCAAACTATCGGATTTTATATTGGCTTACCGCGATGCGCTGTTTAAGGCTATTCGACCGGGAGTGACTTCGGATTTCGTGCTTGATTCGGCCGCGAAGGAAATGGAGCAATACTTGGTCGGGAAAACGTTTGAAAACGCCGCTCATTTGAAAGCGGTCAGAGAGGGACTGAAATTTCGCGGTCATTTTCAGCATCCGGTCGGGATGGCCGTCCACGACGTCGGATTGGTCCGAGGCGTAAAACTCGAGCCGGGAATGGTTTTCACGATCGATCCGATGATCTGGATCCACGAAGAGAAACTCTATATTCGAATGGAGGACGTCGTCGTCGTTACCGAAACCGGCGCCGAGAATCTGTGCGCCTTCGTTCCGTCAACTGTCGAAGAGATCGAACGGACGATGGCGGAAAAGGGGCTGATCCAATTTCGTCCGGCGGTGCCGTTGCCCTCAAGGGAGTGA
- a CDS encoding M1 family metallopeptidase: MKKLKTTLLAVLLLAAALPALAFADTYPKNSKIDVINYIFKLELSDTTDEIVGEATVDVRFLADGLSGLRLDLTNSSGGKGMAVSKVASDGNPVEFTHAENVLSIRLAAPAKAGQRINFTIFYKGIPATGLKIANNKYGDRTFFSDNWPDKGRNWLPTVDHPSDKAMCEFIVTAPSHYQVVSNGLKIEETDLPGNKRLTHWKQSVPISSWLYVLGVARFAVQYVDEFDGKSIQSWVYRQDRDAGFYDYGDVTKKALAFYSDSIGSFSYEKLANIQSNSVSGGMEAASAILYSENSVVGDRNVRWRNVIIHEIAHQWFGNAVTEKDWDEVWLSEGFATYFTLLFIEHQYGRDAFVEGLKSSKNSVDAFYNKRPDYRIIHDNLKNMEDVTTSQIYQKGSWTLHMLRGVVGTDNFWKGIRSYYRKYRDSNATVDDFRREMGEASGKDLAGFFDQWLFKPGTLKYKGNWRYDVSKKQITVNLDQVQTDGSFFRIPVEIAVFYPGQNKPQIETVQANAKSNVFSINVKAEPENVILDPNMWILMDADFKKAE; encoded by the coding sequence ATGAAAAAACTGAAGACAACCTTGCTTGCCGTTTTGTTGCTGGCCGCCGCTCTGCCGGCTCTTGCATTTGCCGATACCTACCCGAAGAACTCGAAGATCGACGTCATCAATTACATCTTCAAATTGGAGTTGTCGGACACGACGGACGAGATCGTCGGCGAGGCGACGGTCGATGTCCGGTTTCTGGCCGACGGACTGTCCGGACTCCGACTTGACCTGACCAATTCGTCCGGCGGAAAGGGAATGGCCGTCAGCAAGGTCGCTTCCGACGGAAATCCGGTCGAATTCACGCACGCCGAAAACGTCCTGTCGATCCGTCTGGCCGCGCCTGCGAAGGCGGGGCAGCGAATCAATTTCACGATCTTTTATAAAGGGATTCCGGCGACAGGGTTGAAGATCGCGAACAACAAGTACGGCGACCGTACGTTTTTCAGCGACAACTGGCCGGACAAGGGCCGCAACTGGCTGCCGACCGTCGATCATCCGTCTGACAAGGCAATGTGCGAATTCATCGTCACCGCGCCGAGCCATTATCAGGTCGTCTCGAACGGCCTCAAGATCGAAGAGACCGATCTTCCGGGCAATAAGCGCCTCACGCACTGGAAGCAATCCGTGCCGATCTCTTCTTGGCTTTACGTGCTCGGCGTCGCGCGATTCGCGGTGCAGTATGTCGACGAATTTGATGGAAAATCGATCCAAAGCTGGGTCTATCGACAGGACCGCGATGCAGGATTCTATGATTACGGCGACGTCACGAAAAAGGCGCTCGCGTTTTACAGCGATTCAATCGGTTCTTTCTCATATGAAAAGCTCGCAAACATCCAGTCGAACAGCGTCAGCGGCGGAATGGAAGCCGCATCGGCGATCCTCTACAGTGAGAATTCGGTCGTCGGCGACCGCAACGTGCGTTGGCGCAACGTCATCATCCACGAGATCGCCCATCAATGGTTCGGCAACGCCGTAACGGAAAAAGACTGGGACGAAGTTTGGCTCAGCGAGGGCTTCGCGACCTATTTCACATTGCTTTTCATCGAGCATCAATACGGCCGCGACGCCTTTGTCGAAGGCCTCAAATCAAGCAAGAACTCGGTCGACGCGTTTTACAATAAACGTCCCGATTACCGGATCATTCACGATAATCTGAAGAATATGGAAGACGTTACGACGAGCCAGATCTATCAGAAAGGAAGCTGGACGCTGCATATGCTGCGCGGCGTCGTCGGAACCGATAACTTCTGGAAGGGAATCAGAAGCTATTACCGAAAGTATCGCGATTCGAACGCGACCGTCGATGACTTTCGGCGGGAGATGGGAGAAGCCTCGGGCAAGGACCTTGCGGGCTTTTTCGATCAGTGGCTCTTCAAGCCCGGAACGCTCAAATACAAAGGAAATTGGCGGTATGACGTGAGCAAAAAGCAGATCACCGTCAATCTCGATCAAGTGCAGACCGACGGCAGCTTCTTTAGGATCCCGGTCGAGATCGCGGTCTTTTACCCCGGCCAAAACAAGCCGCAGATCGAGACGGTTCAGGCGAACGCAAAATCGAACGTGTTTTCAATAAATGTCAAAGCCGAACCGGAAAATGTGATACTCGATCCCAATATGTGGATTCTGATGGATGCGGATTTTAAGAAAGCGGAATAA